From the genome of Bacteroides sp. MSB163, one region includes:
- the gmd gene encoding GDP-mannose 4,6-dehydratase, translated as MKTALISGITGQDGSFLAEFLLQKGYEVHGILRRSSSFNTGRIEHLYFDEWVRDMKQKRTINLHYGDMTDSSSLIRIIQQVQPDEIYNLAAQSHVKVSFDVPEYTAEADAIGTLRMLEAVRILGMEKKTKIYQASTSELYGKVQEVPQSETTPFYPRSPYGVAKQYGFWITKNYRESYGMFAVNGILFNHESERRGETFVTRKITLAAARIAQGFQDKLYLGNLDARRDWGYAKDYVECMWLILQHDTPEDFVIATGEMHTVREFATLAFKEVGIELRWEGEGVEEKGINMQTGKTLVEIDPKYFRPAEVEQLLGNPTKAKTLLGWNPRQTSFEELVKIMAAHDMKFVKKLYLRSLEK; from the coding sequence ATGAAAACAGCTTTAATCTCCGGAATAACAGGCCAGGACGGTTCGTTTCTCGCCGAATTCTTATTACAGAAAGGATATGAAGTACACGGTATTCTCCGTCGTTCTTCTTCATTCAATACAGGGCGCATCGAACATCTGTACTTCGACGAATGGGTACGCGATATGAAGCAAAAGCGCACCATTAACCTGCATTACGGTGACATGACGGATAGCAGCTCGCTGATCCGCATCATCCAACAGGTACAGCCGGACGAAATCTATAACCTCGCTGCGCAAAGCCATGTAAAAGTGTCTTTCGACGTACCGGAATACACCGCAGAGGCAGATGCCATCGGCACGCTGCGTATGCTCGAAGCTGTCCGCATCCTCGGCATGGAGAAAAAGACAAAGATTTACCAGGCCTCCACTTCAGAGCTTTACGGTAAAGTACAGGAAGTCCCCCAATCGGAAACAACTCCTTTCTATCCCCGCAGCCCATACGGAGTAGCCAAACAATACGGCTTCTGGATTACAAAGAACTACCGCGAAAGTTATGGTATGTTTGCCGTAAACGGTATCCTCTTCAATCACGAAAGCGAACGCAGAGGAGAAACATTCGTAACCCGTAAGATTACGCTGGCCGCCGCCCGCATAGCCCAAGGTTTCCAGGACAAACTGTATCTGGGTAATCTGGATGCTCGCCGCGACTGGGGATATGCAAAAGATTATGTAGAATGTATGTGGCTGATTCTTCAGCACGATACACCGGAAGACTTCGTAATCGCCACAGGCGAAATGCATACGGTCCGCGAATTTGCTACGCTTGCCTTCAAGGAAGTAGGCATCGAACTGCGATGGGAAGGTGAAGGTGTAGAAGAAAAAGGTATCAATATGCAAACGGGAAAAACGCTTGTAGAAATAGATCCTAAATATTTCCGCCCTGCCGAAGTGGAACAGCTGTTAGGTAATCCGACAAAGGCCAAAACTCTTTTAGGGTGGAATCCGAGACAAACCAGTTTTGAAGAATTGGTGAAAATCATGGCAGCACACGATATGAAGTTTGTGAAGAAGCTATATCTGAGATCACTTGAAAAATAA
- a CDS encoding GDP-L-fucose synthase family protein: protein MLDKNAKIYVAGHRGLVGSAIWKNLQDKGYTNLIGKTHKELDLLDAVSVRKFFDEEQPEYVFLAAAFVGGIMANSIYRADFIYKNLQIQQNVIGESFRHNVKKLLFLGSTCIYPRDAEQPMKEEVLLTSPLEYTNEPYAIAKIAGLKMCESFNLQYGTNYIAVMPTNLYGPNDNFDLERSHVLPAMIRKIHLAHCLKQGDWDAICKDLNQRPVEGIDGNSSKEDILAILAKYGISDSEVKLWGTGTPLREFLWSEEMADASVFVMEHVDFKDTYKQGDKDIRNCHINIGTGKEISIRELAELIVSTVGYQGQLTFDSTKPDGTMRKLTDPSKLHALGWQHKVEIKEGVQRMYNWYLGR from the coding sequence ATGTTAGACAAGAACGCCAAAATCTACGTAGCCGGACACCGTGGTCTGGTAGGCTCCGCCATCTGGAAAAACCTGCAAGATAAAGGATATACCAATCTCATTGGCAAAACCCATAAAGAACTCGACTTGCTGGATGCCGTTTCCGTACGTAAATTCTTTGATGAAGAACAACCGGAATATGTATTCCTTGCCGCTGCTTTCGTAGGCGGCATCATGGCAAACAGCATTTACCGTGCCGACTTCATCTACAAAAACCTGCAAATACAGCAAAACGTCATCGGTGAAAGTTTTCGCCACAATGTGAAGAAACTCCTCTTTCTGGGAAGCACCTGCATCTATCCGCGTGATGCCGAACAACCCATGAAAGAAGAAGTGCTCCTCACCTCTCCGCTGGAATATACCAACGAACCGTACGCCATCGCCAAGATTGCCGGCCTGAAAATGTGCGAGAGCTTCAACCTGCAATATGGCACGAATTACATCGCCGTAATGCCTACCAACCTCTATGGTCCGAATGACAACTTCGATCTGGAACGCAGCCATGTGCTCCCTGCCATGATTCGTAAGATACATCTGGCTCATTGCCTGAAGCAAGGCGACTGGGATGCAATATGCAAAGACCTGAACCAGCGTCCGGTAGAAGGCATCGACGGCAACAGCAGTAAGGAAGATATCCTTGCCATCCTTGCCAAATACGGCATCAGCGACAGCGAAGTGAAATTATGGGGCACAGGCACACCTCTTCGCGAATTTCTCTGGAGCGAAGAAATGGCAGATGCCAGCGTCTTCGTAATGGAGCATGTAGACTTCAAAGACACCTACAAACAAGGTGATAAAGACATCCGTAACTGCCATATCAATATAGGTACAGGCAAAGAAATCTCTATCCGCGAACTGGCCGAACTGATAGTTTCCACCGTGGGTTACCAAGGTCAGCTGACTTTCGACAGCACCAAACCGGACGGAACCATGCGCAAACTGACTGACCCCTCAAAACTGCACGCTCTGGGCTGGCAACACAAAGTGGAGATCAAAGAAGGCGTACAACGCATGTACAACTGGTACTTAGGGCGGTAA
- a CDS encoding fructose-bisphosphatase class III — protein sequence MSNITPESIMSDLRYLQLLSRSFPTIADASTEIINLEAILNLPKGTEHFLTDIHGEYEAFQHVLKNASGAVKRKVNEIFGHTLRESEKKEICTLIYYPEEKLQLIKEQEADLDDWYLITLNQLVKVCQNVSSKYTRSKVRKALPAEFSYIIQELLHESSVEPNKHAYINVIISTIISTKRSDDFIIAMCNLIQRLTIDSLHIVGDIYDRGPGAHIIMDTLCDYHNFDIQWGNHDILWMGAASGNDACIANVIRMSMRYANLATLEDGYGINLLPLATFAMDTYADDPCTIFAPKMNFADGNYNEKTLRLITQMHKAITVIQFKLEAEIIDRRPEFGMQNRKLLEKIDFEKGVFVYEGKEYPLRDTNFPTIDPADPYRLSDEERELIDKIHASFMNSEKLKKHMRCLFTYGGMYLICNSNLLYHASMPLNEDGSFKRVRIGKKEYWGKKLLCKTDQLIRTAYFDEDGTEEKSFALDYVWYMWCGPNAPSFDKDKMATFERYFIGDKELSKETKGYYYTLRNRADICERILAEFEVTGPHSHIINGHVPVKIIKGEKPIKADGKLLVIDGGFSKAYQPETGIAGYTLVYHSHGLQLVQHEPFQSRQKAIEEGQDIKSNTFVVEFNSQRMMVKDTDKGKVLVTQIQDLKKLLVAYRTGFIKEK from the coding sequence ATGAGTAATATTACCCCTGAAAGCATCATGAGCGACTTGCGTTATTTGCAGTTGCTGTCACGCAGTTTCCCTACAATTGCGGATGCCAGTACAGAAATAATCAATTTGGAAGCTATTTTGAATCTCCCGAAGGGGACAGAACACTTCCTGACCGATATTCATGGTGAATATGAAGCCTTTCAGCATGTGTTGAAAAACGCTTCGGGAGCCGTGAAGCGAAAAGTGAATGAAATCTTCGGGCATACCCTGCGCGAAAGCGAGAAGAAAGAGATATGTACGCTGATTTACTATCCCGAAGAGAAGCTGCAACTGATTAAAGAACAGGAGGCTGACCTGGACGACTGGTATCTGATCACATTGAACCAACTGGTGAAAGTTTGCCAGAATGTATCTTCCAAATATACACGTTCAAAGGTACGCAAGGCACTTCCGGCAGAATTTTCGTATATCATTCAGGAATTGCTGCATGAGTCGAGTGTAGAGCCTAATAAGCATGCCTATATCAATGTGATTATCAGCACTATCATCTCTACCAAGCGTTCAGATGATTTCATCATCGCGATGTGTAATCTCATCCAGCGACTGACGATTGATTCCTTGCACATCGTAGGAGATATCTACGACCGTGGTCCGGGAGCGCATATCATTATGGATACACTCTGCGATTATCATAACTTCGATATCCAGTGGGGAAACCACGACATTCTTTGGATGGGAGCAGCCTCAGGTAATGATGCCTGTATTGCCAATGTGATCCGTATGTCGATGCGTTACGCTAATCTGGCGACATTGGAAGACGGGTATGGCATCAACTTGCTGCCGCTTGCCACGTTTGCCATGGATACCTATGCGGATGATCCCTGTACAATCTTTGCACCGAAGATGAACTTCGCAGATGGTAACTATAACGAGAAGACTTTACGGTTGATTACCCAGATGCATAAAGCCATTACGGTGATACAGTTCAAACTGGAAGCGGAGATTATAGATCGTCGTCCTGAGTTTGGCATGCAGAACCGAAAGTTGCTGGAAAAGATTGATTTCGAGAAAGGCGTCTTTGTGTACGAAGGAAAGGAATATCCGCTTCGCGACACCAACTTCCCGACGATTGATCCGGCTGATCCGTATCGCCTGTCAGATGAAGAACGGGAGTTGATTGATAAGATTCATGCTTCGTTCATGAACAGTGAAAAGCTGAAGAAGCACATGCGTTGTTTATTTACGTATGGAGGTATGTATCTGATTTGTAATAGTAACCTGTTGTATCATGCTTCGATGCCTCTGAATGAAGATGGCAGTTTCAAGCGTGTCCGCATCGGAAAGAAAGAATATTGGGGCAAGAAATTATTGTGTAAAACGGATCAGCTGATACGTACAGCTTATTTTGATGAAGACGGTACGGAGGAGAAGAGTTTTGCGCTGGATTATGTGTGGTATATGTGGTGTGGCCCAAATGCTCCATCGTTTGACAAGGATAAGATGGCAACGTTTGAACGTTATTTCATCGGAGATAAAGAACTGTCTAAGGAGACCAAAGGATATTATTATACTTTGCGTAACCGTGCGGATATTTGCGAGCGTATTCTTGCGGAATTTGAGGTTACAGGTCCTCATTCACACATCATTAACGGACATGTGCCTGTGAAGATTATCAAAGGTGAGAAGCCGATAAAAGCAGACGGTAAACTGCTGGTGATTGACGGTGGATTCTCCAAAGCATATCAGCCGGAAACCGGAATTGCCGGATATACGCTGGTATATCATTCGCATGGCTTACAGCTAGTGCAACATGAACCGTTCCAAAGCCGTCAGAAAGCAATAGAAGAGGGACAGGATATCAAATCCAATACTTTCGTCGTTGAGTTCAATTCACAACGCATGATGGTGAAAGATACCGATAAGGGAAAAGTACTGGTAACGCAGATACAGGACCTGAAGAAGTTGCTGGTAGCGTATAGGACGGGATTTATAAAGGAAAAGTGA
- a CDS encoding long-chain fatty acid--CoA ligase, with amino-acid sequence MEQSFIAYIENSIKQNWDLDALTDYNGATLQYKDVARKIEKVHLIFEASGIKKGDKIAICGRNSSHWGVTFLATLTYGAVAVPILHEFKADNIHNIVNHSEAKLLFVGDQVWENLNEAAMTILEGIILMTDFSILISRTEKLDYAREHLNELFGKKYPKNFRKEHIEYHKDQPEELAVINYTSGTTSYSKGVMLPYRSLWSNTAFAFEVLPLKAGDKIISMLPMAHMYGLAFEFLYEFAAGCQIYFLTRMPSPKIIFQAFSEVKPHLVVAVPLIIEKIIKKNVLPKLETPTMKLLLKVPIINDKIKTTVREGVVSAFGGRFAEVIVGGAAFNQEVEQFLRMIEFPYTVGYGMTECGPIICYEDWSRFKPGSCGKAVPRIEVKILSPDPENIAGEIVCRGPNVMLGYYKNEEATREAIDADGWLHTGDLALMDAEGNVTIKGRSKNMLLGASGQNIYPEEIEDKLNNLPYVAESIIVQQNEKLVGLVYPDFDDAFAHGLTTTDIERVMEENRVALNAELPAYSQILKMKIYPEEFEKTPKRSIKRFLYQEAKG; translated from the coding sequence ATGGAACAAAGTTTTATCGCCTATATTGAGAACAGCATTAAACAGAATTGGGACCTGGATGCCCTGACCGATTATAATGGGGCTACCCTGCAATACAAAGACGTAGCCCGCAAAATAGAGAAAGTACACTTAATCTTCGAAGCAAGCGGCATCAAGAAAGGAGATAAAATTGCCATCTGCGGACGTAACAGTTCACACTGGGGAGTTACTTTCCTCGCTACACTGACCTACGGGGCTGTTGCAGTTCCCATCCTGCACGAATTTAAAGCGGATAATATACATAATATCGTAAACCATTCCGAAGCCAAATTACTGTTTGTGGGCGACCAGGTATGGGAGAATCTGAACGAAGCCGCCATGACCATTCTGGAAGGCATCATCCTGATGACGGATTTCTCTATCCTGATATCCCGTACGGAAAAACTGGATTATGCCCGCGAACATCTGAATGAGTTGTTCGGCAAGAAATATCCCAAGAATTTCCGCAAGGAACACATCGAATATCACAAGGATCAGCCTGAAGAACTGGCAGTAATCAACTATACTTCCGGTACGACGAGTTATTCTAAAGGCGTAATGCTGCCCTATCGCAGTCTGTGGTCGAATACAGCATTTGCATTTGAGGTATTGCCACTGAAGGCCGGAGATAAGATTATCTCCATGCTACCGATGGCACACATGTATGGGCTGGCATTCGAATTCCTGTACGAGTTCGCCGCAGGATGTCAGATATACTTCCTCACCCGTATGCCAAGTCCGAAGATTATCTTCCAGGCATTCTCGGAAGTGAAGCCGCACCTTGTAGTAGCTGTGCCACTTATCATTGAAAAGATTATCAAGAAAAACGTGCTTCCGAAACTGGAAACGCCGACTATGAAGTTATTGCTTAAAGTCCCCATTATCAACGATAAAATCAAGACAACCGTACGCGAAGGAGTAGTCAGTGCCTTCGGTGGACGTTTTGCGGAAGTCATCGTAGGGGGTGCCGCTTTCAACCAGGAAGTAGAACAGTTCCTACGCATGATAGAATTCCCCTACACGGTAGGTTACGGAATGACGGAATGCGGACCGATCATCTGTTACGAAGACTGGTCACGCTTCAAACCGGGTTCCTGCGGTAAGGCCGTCCCCCGTATAGAAGTGAAAATCCTTTCTCCTGATCCGGAAAACATAGCGGGAGAAATCGTATGCCGCGGACCTAACGTCATGCTGGGATACTATAAAAATGAAGAAGCTACCCGTGAAGCTATTGATGCAGACGGTTGGTTGCACACCGGTGACCTTGCGCTGATGGATGCCGAGGGCAATGTAACCATCAAGGGACGCAGCAAGAACATGTTGCTCGGTGCCAGCGGACAGAATATCTACCCCGAAGAAATAGAAGACAAGTTGAACAACCTGCCGTATGTTGCCGAAAGCATTATCGTACAGCAAAATGAAAAGCTTGTCGGACTGGTATATCCTGACTTTGACGATGCTTTTGCACATGGTCTGACCACTACGGACATCGAACGTGTGATGGAAGAAAATCGCGTTGCGTTAAACGCAGAGCTTCCGGCGTACAGCCAGATACTCAAAATGAAAATCTATCCTGAAGAATTTGAGAAAACGCCCAAACGCTCCATCAAACGGTTCTTGTACCAAGAGGCGAAAGGATAG
- a CDS encoding dicarboxylate/amino acid:cation symporter: MKKLHIGLLPRIIIAIALGILFGNFLPGELVRLFVTFNGIFSEFLNFSIPLIIVGLVTVAIADIGKGAGKLLLITALIAYGATLFSGFLSYFTGVTIYPHLIESGAPLEEVSEAQGILPFFSVAIPPLMNVMTALVLAFTLGLGLAQLKNDTLKNAARDFQDIIVRMISAVILPLLPIYIFGIFLNMTHSGQVFSILMVFIKIIGVIFLLHIFLLLFQYCIAALFVRKNPFKLLGRMLPAYFTALGTQSSAATIPVTLEQTKKNGVSPDIAGFVIPLCATIHLSGSTLKIVACALALMMMQGIPFDFPLFAGFIFMLGITMVAAPGVPGGAIMASLGILQSMLGFDESAQALMIALYIAMDSFGTACNVTGDGAIALVVDKIYK, encoded by the coding sequence ATGAAAAAACTACATATCGGATTATTGCCGCGTATCATTATAGCCATCGCATTAGGTATTCTTTTTGGTAATTTTCTTCCCGGAGAATTGGTACGCCTGTTCGTTACATTCAACGGTATCTTCAGCGAATTTCTGAATTTCTCCATACCACTGATTATTGTGGGACTGGTTACCGTAGCTATCGCCGATATCGGTAAAGGCGCCGGGAAACTGCTGTTGATTACCGCACTGATAGCCTATGGGGCAACCCTGTTTTCCGGTTTCCTCTCTTACTTTACAGGAGTAACCATATATCCTCATCTGATAGAGTCCGGTGCCCCGTTGGAAGAGGTCAGCGAAGCACAAGGGATATTGCCGTTTTTCTCAGTCGCCATTCCACCGCTCATGAATGTAATGACGGCACTGGTACTGGCGTTCACTTTAGGGTTGGGACTTGCCCAACTGAAAAACGATACACTTAAGAATGCAGCACGTGATTTTCAGGATATCATTGTCCGTATGATCAGTGCAGTGATCCTACCGCTCCTCCCTATTTATATATTCGGTATATTCCTTAATATGACGCATTCGGGACAGGTATTCTCCATCTTAATGGTATTCATAAAGATTATCGGCGTAATCTTCCTGCTGCACATCTTCCTGCTGTTATTTCAATATTGCATCGCTGCGCTGTTTGTCCGTAAAAATCCTTTTAAGCTGTTGGGGCGGATGCTACCCGCTTATTTCACGGCTTTAGGTACACAATCATCCGCCGCCACCATTCCTGTTACCCTGGAACAGACAAAGAAGAATGGTGTGTCACCCGATATTGCAGGGTTTGTTATCCCTCTTTGCGCCACGATACACTTATCCGGCAGCACGCTGAAAATCGTAGCATGCGCTCTTGCTCTGATGATGATGCAAGGTATACCTTTTGATTTCCCTTTATTTGCCGGTTTCATTTTTATGCTGGGCATCACGATGGTGGCTGCTCCGGGAGTGCCCGGTGGTGCCATCATGGCATCTTTGGGTATTCTGCAATCCATGCTCGGTTTCGATGAATCGGCACAGGCACTGATGATTGCACTCTACATTGCAATGGATAGCTTCGGTACTGCATGCAATGTAACGGGAGATGGGGCAATTGCACTGGTGGTAGATAAGATATATAAGTGA
- a CDS encoding sulfatase, whose amino-acid sequence MKNELLLSAAILPMCGMAGEAIAASPEKGAPKEKQRPNIVLFLVDDMGWQDTSLPFWTQRTHYNNTYHTPNMERLAAQGKMFTQAYACSISSPTRVSLFTGMNAARHRVTSWTLRKNTTHEQPDSVMIYPEWNVNGICQEAGIERTTQVTTLAQVLKENGYQTIHCGKAHFGANDTPGADPLTMGFEVNIAGHAAGSPASYYGKNNFGNKPDGKSPLAAVPGLEKYHGTDTFLSEALTLEAMKALDSAQQKDEPFFLYMAHYAIHTPIQPDYRFYQKYLDKGLPPVEAAYATLIEGMDKSLGDLMDYLERNHLTENTVILFMSDNGGLAAHTRAGELHTQNYPLNSGKGSAYEGGVREPMIVSWPGVVAPDTKCGDYLMIEDFYPTILEIAGVQKYTTVQQRDGISFMPLLTGKGKIKDRAIYWHYPHSWGPSGPGIGATCSIRSGDWKLVYYFADGKRELFNIPEDISEKNDVAIKNPRIVKKLAQKLSNYLRSVDAQRPTLRATGKLAPWPDEIKD is encoded by the coding sequence ATGAAAAACGAATTATTACTATCTGCTGCCATATTACCCATGTGCGGTATGGCAGGAGAAGCGATTGCGGCATCTCCGGAAAAGGGAGCGCCGAAAGAAAAGCAACGTCCGAACATAGTTCTGTTTTTGGTTGACGACATGGGATGGCAGGATACTTCGCTGCCTTTCTGGACTCAACGAACGCATTACAACAACACTTACCACACGCCGAACATGGAACGTCTGGCGGCACAAGGGAAGATGTTCACACAAGCATACGCTTGTAGTATCAGCTCCCCCACCCGGGTCAGTCTTTTTACAGGGATGAATGCCGCGCGGCATCGTGTGACAAGTTGGACATTACGCAAAAATACAACGCATGAACAACCGGACTCTGTGATGATCTATCCGGAATGGAATGTGAATGGTATTTGTCAGGAAGCGGGAATCGAACGCACTACACAAGTCACTACGCTTGCACAAGTGCTTAAAGAGAACGGATATCAGACCATTCATTGCGGTAAAGCCCACTTTGGAGCAAATGATACTCCTGGAGCTGATCCGCTGACGATGGGCTTTGAAGTAAACATAGCCGGACACGCTGCCGGTTCACCGGCCAGTTACTACGGCAAGAATAATTTCGGTAATAAGCCGGACGGGAAAAGTCCGTTGGCAGCAGTTCCGGGATTGGAAAAATATCATGGTACGGATACCTTCCTCAGCGAAGCACTTACACTGGAAGCGATGAAGGCTTTGGATAGTGCACAACAAAAGGATGAACCATTCTTCTTATATATGGCTCATTATGCCATTCATACGCCTATACAACCGGACTATCGCTTTTATCAGAAATATCTGGATAAAGGACTTCCACCCGTAGAGGCCGCCTATGCCACCCTCATTGAAGGGATGGATAAAAGTCTGGGAGATTTGATGGACTATCTGGAACGCAACCATCTGACAGAAAATACAGTCATTCTTTTCATGTCCGATAATGGCGGCCTGGCTGCACATACCCGTGCCGGAGAACTGCATACACAGAATTACCCGCTTAACAGCGGAAAAGGTTCCGCTTACGAGGGCGGTGTACGCGAACCGATGATCGTGAGCTGGCCCGGTGTAGTAGCTCCGGATACGAAATGTGGAGATTATCTGATGATTGAAGATTTCTATCCGACTATTCTTGAGATAGCAGGTGTCCAGAAGTACACTACCGTGCAACAACGGGATGGTATCAGTTTTATGCCGTTGTTGACAGGAAAGGGCAAAATCAAGGATCGTGCTATCTATTGGCACTATCCCCATAGTTGGGGACCTTCGGGCCCGGGTATTGGAGCCACCTGCTCCATCCGCTCCGGTGACTGGAAACTTGTATATTACTTTGCGGACGGTAAACGTGAACTGTTTAATATTCCGGAAGATATCAGCGAGAAAAACGACGTGGCTATAAAGAATCCACGTATCGTAAAGAAATTAGCACAGAAATTAAGTAACTATCTCCGGTCGGTAGATGCGCAGCGTCCTACACTTCGTGCCACCGGCAAATTAGCCCCCTGGCCGGACGAAATTAAAGATTGA
- a CDS encoding LA_2272 family surface repeat-containing protein, translating into MRRLFPFIIALLMVAGTLPAQTTDSPSTTKKDREPVGINLSLWKNMSTQPTDTVGSTCLNLGLFSSMNRLNGVGINLLGGVVLRDMNGVQITGLANLVGGSMRGVQIAGISNVNGNNLSGVSISGLVGITGNHAQGVIFSGLTNITGDNTSGVIIGGLLNISGENSSGVHLAGLANIAGESFNGITTSGLLNIVGQSLRGIQISGLGNITGENMHGMQISGLGNVIGGSFTGAQLAPMNMAKSGKGLQIGLFNYYKENFDGFQLGLVNANPDTKVQLMLFGGNTTKLNVGARFKNKLFYTILGGGTHYLDFSDKFSASLFYRAGLELPLYKQLFISGDLGFQHIENFKNKDYGFPARLYALQARVNLEYRLTDRLGIFVTGGYGGSRYYNKGVTYDKGMILEGGVVVFKY; encoded by the coding sequence ATGAGACGATTATTTCCATTCATTATTGCATTACTGATGGTTGCGGGTACACTTCCTGCACAGACCACTGACAGTCCGTCAACAACAAAGAAAGACAGAGAGCCTGTCGGCATCAACCTATCCTTGTGGAAGAACATGTCTACGCAGCCGACTGACACTGTCGGCAGTACCTGCCTAAACCTCGGTCTTTTTTCCTCCATGAACCGCCTGAACGGTGTGGGTATCAATCTACTGGGCGGAGTGGTGCTGCGTGACATGAACGGTGTACAAATCACAGGACTTGCCAACTTAGTAGGAGGCAGTATGCGAGGCGTCCAGATTGCCGGTATCAGTAACGTGAATGGGAATAATCTCAGTGGCGTATCCATATCCGGTTTAGTCGGTATCACAGGAAATCATGCACAAGGTGTCATTTTTTCGGGGCTCACCAATATAACAGGAGACAACACCAGTGGTGTTATCATAGGTGGTCTGCTGAACATTAGCGGTGAGAACTCTTCGGGTGTGCACTTGGCAGGATTAGCCAATATTGCGGGTGAGAGCTTCAATGGCATCACCACTTCCGGGCTTCTGAATATTGTAGGCCAAAGTCTGCGAGGCATACAAATCAGCGGCTTGGGCAACATCACAGGAGAAAACATGCACGGTATGCAAATATCCGGACTCGGTAACGTGATAGGCGGAAGTTTTACCGGTGCGCAACTTGCCCCCATGAACATGGCAAAAAGCGGAAAAGGATTGCAAATCGGATTATTCAATTACTATAAGGAGAACTTCGATGGCTTCCAGTTAGGTCTGGTAAATGCCAATCCGGATACAAAAGTACAGCTAATGCTTTTCGGAGGAAACACTACAAAGCTAAATGTAGGTGCCCGTTTCAAGAACAAGTTGTTCTATACCATCTTAGGCGGTGGTACGCACTATCTGGATTTCAGCGATAAGTTTTCCGCCTCCCTCTTCTATCGTGCCGGCCTCGAATTACCTTTGTACAAGCAGTTGTTCATCAGCGGTGACCTGGGCTTCCAGCACATCGAAAACTTCAAGAATAAAGATTACGGTTTCCCCGCACGCCTCTACGCCCTCCAGGCACGTGTCAATCTGGAATATCGCTTAACAGACCGCCTCGGTATATTTGTCACCGGTGGTTACGGTGGCAGCCGCTACTACAACAAGGGGGTTACTTACGATAAAGGAATGATCCTGGAAGGAGGAGTGGTGGTGTTTAAATACTAA